Proteins encoded within one genomic window of Cellulomonas xiejunii:
- the rnhA gene encoding ribonuclease HI, producing the protein MWTDGACKGNPGVGGWGAWMRFGDQEKELWGGEAATTNNRMELTAVIEGLRALRRPCRVTLHVDSTYVMNGLTKWLPNWKRNGWVTGEKKPVKNKELWQALEIEVERHHVTWVWVKGHAGDPGNERADGLANRGVDDVRAGVR; encoded by the coding sequence ATGTGGACCGACGGCGCCTGCAAGGGCAACCCCGGCGTGGGTGGCTGGGGGGCCTGGATGCGCTTCGGCGACCAGGAGAAGGAGCTGTGGGGTGGCGAGGCCGCCACCACCAACAACCGCATGGAGCTCACGGCGGTCATCGAAGGGCTGCGGGCGCTGCGCCGCCCCTGCCGGGTGACGCTGCACGTCGACTCGACGTACGTCATGAACGGGCTCACCAAGTGGCTGCCCAACTGGAAGCGCAACGGCTGGGTCACGGGGGAGAAGAAGCCCGTGAAGAACAAGGAGCTCTGGCAGGCGCTCGAGATCGAGGTCGAGCGTCATCACGTGACGTGGGTCTGGGTGAAGGGCCACGCGGGCGACCCGGGCAACGAGCGGGCCGACGGGCTGGCCAACCGCGGCGTCGACGACGTGCGGGCCGGCGTGCGCTGA
- a CDS encoding AMP-binding protein codes for MTLPAHPADLPAAWPQGVPRDIEIPDEPLTATLDRAVQDHPDRVAIDFLGQATTYRDLGAQVDRGTRVLHDLGVRAGDRVALVMPNCTSHIVAFWSVLRLGAIVVEHNPTYTSDELAHQLADSGATVAIVWEQAVPRVLEAQDRTELRHVVAVDLSADLPRTARWALKLPVAKARTTRAAMRGPVPAGVPHWHRLVAAAAPLRPSDAPVASDTALLQYTGGTTGTPKAAVLSHRNLVANALQGQTWTQHEPGTEVVYGVLPFFHAFGLTLCLTYAVRIAATLVVLPSFDPARVLAAQRRRPGTFIPAVPPMLDRLAVAAEEAGADLTSFRYSISGAMALPRATAERWERVTGGLVSEGYGMTETSPVALGNPLSPDRRPGALGLPFPSTYIRVVDQEDPTRDVATGEQGELLISGPQVFQGYWKRPEETAHQLLEGGWLRTGDVVRVDDDGMVVLVDRMKEMIVTGGFKVYPSQVEDHLRGMPGVFDVAVVGEPAGDMGEHVVAAVVLHDDGSGAGVDLAAVREWCETRLARYALPRRLVVLSDLPRSQVGKVLRRVVREQVLDKTPKNS; via the coding sequence GTGACGCTCCCAGCACACCCCGCCGACCTGCCCGCTGCCTGGCCGCAGGGAGTTCCGCGCGACATCGAGATCCCCGACGAGCCCCTCACCGCCACGCTCGACCGCGCGGTGCAGGACCACCCGGACCGGGTCGCCATCGACTTCCTGGGTCAGGCCACCACGTACCGCGACCTCGGCGCCCAGGTCGACCGCGGGACCCGCGTGCTGCACGACCTCGGTGTACGCGCGGGCGACCGGGTCGCCCTCGTCATGCCCAACTGCACGTCGCACATCGTCGCCTTCTGGTCGGTCCTGCGCCTCGGCGCCATCGTCGTGGAGCACAACCCCACGTACACGTCGGACGAGCTGGCGCACCAGCTGGCCGACTCCGGCGCCACCGTGGCGATCGTCTGGGAGCAGGCCGTGCCGCGGGTCCTCGAGGCCCAGGACCGGACGGAGCTGCGTCACGTCGTGGCCGTCGACCTCTCGGCCGACCTGCCGCGCACCGCGCGCTGGGCGCTGAAGCTGCCCGTCGCCAAGGCCCGGACGACGCGTGCCGCCATGCGCGGACCCGTGCCTGCCGGCGTCCCGCACTGGCACCGCCTGGTGGCGGCCGCGGCGCCGCTGCGGCCGTCCGACGCACCCGTGGCCTCGGACACCGCGCTGCTGCAGTACACCGGCGGCACCACCGGCACCCCCAAGGCCGCCGTCCTGAGCCACCGCAACCTCGTCGCCAACGCGCTGCAGGGCCAGACGTGGACGCAGCACGAGCCGGGCACCGAGGTCGTCTACGGCGTCCTGCCGTTCTTCCACGCGTTCGGCCTGACGCTGTGCCTCACGTACGCCGTGCGGATCGCTGCGACGCTCGTCGTGCTGCCCTCGTTCGACCCGGCCCGCGTGCTGGCGGCCCAGCGCCGCCGCCCGGGCACGTTCATCCCCGCCGTGCCCCCGATGCTCGACCGGCTGGCCGTGGCGGCCGAGGAGGCCGGCGCCGACCTGACGTCGTTCCGGTACTCGATCAGCGGCGCCATGGCGCTGCCGCGCGCGACCGCCGAGCGCTGGGAGCGCGTCACGGGCGGCCTCGTGTCCGAGGGCTACGGCATGACCGAGACCTCGCCCGTCGCGCTCGGCAACCCGCTGAGCCCTGACCGACGTCCGGGGGCCCTCGGCCTGCCGTTCCCCTCCACGTACATTCGCGTCGTCGACCAGGAGGACCCCACACGCGACGTCGCGACGGGCGAGCAGGGCGAGCTGCTCATCTCCGGTCCGCAGGTCTTCCAGGGCTACTGGAAGCGACCCGAGGAGACGGCGCACCAGCTGCTCGAGGGCGGCTGGCTGCGCACCGGTGACGTGGTCCGCGTCGACGACGACGGCATGGTCGTCCTCGTCGACCGGATGAAGGAGATGATCGTCACCGGCGGCTTCAAGGTGTACCCCTCGCAGGTCGAGGACCACCTGCGCGGCATGCCGGGCGTCTTCGACGTCGCGGTGGTGGGCGAGCCCGCCGGCGACATGGGCGAGCACGTCGTGGCCGCCGTCGTGCTGCACGACGACGGGTCCGGCGCAGGCGTCGACCTCGCCGCGGTGCGCGAGTGGTGCGAGACGCGCCTCGCGCGGTACGCGCTGCCCCGGCGCCTGGTCGTGCTCAGCGACCTGCCGCGCTCACAGGTCGGCAAGGTGCTGCGCCGGGTCGTCCGCGAGCAGGTGCTCGACAAGACCCCGAAGAATTCCTGA
- a CDS encoding DEAD/DEAH box helicase — translation MPDAANLTDRLPSGDAAHDPDALYEVFTSWAADQGLTLYPHQEEALLELLTGAHVILSTPTGSGKSLAGVAAHAVALAQGRRSYYTAPIKALVSEKFFALVDVFGSANVGMVTGDSAINSDAPIVCCTAEILANQALRDGPDTDVGLVVMDEFHYYADPQRGWAWQVPLLELTRTQFLLMSATLGDVSFFVEDLERRTGRDVAVVANTERPVPLTFAYSVEPLHELLDELVSTRRAPVYVVHFTQKEAVERAQSLLSTPLASRAQRDAIAAELGGFRFGPGFGKTLSRLLRHGVGVHHAGMLPKYRRVVERLTQRGLLPVVCGTDTLGVGINVPIRTVVLTSLVKYDGVRMRHLSAREFHQIAGRAGRAGYDTVGEVVVQAPDHVIENRKALAKAGDDPRKQKKIVRKQAPSGHVNWTDKTFERLRDAPPEPLTSSFQVSHAMVLHVLQRGRDGRGDPVAVMTRLLTDNHEPAGARARHVRRAVDVYRSLRAGGVVERPWVDDPAARGGRRRTVQLVADLPFNFALDQALSPFAYAALDLLDPQDPGYAHDVVSVIEATLDDPRQVLAAQENKARGEAVAAMKAEGLEYDERMALLEGVTYPRPLSELLEATFATYRRTNPWVADLTLSPKSVVREMHERAATFAEYVQLYSLDRTEGVLLRYLADAYRALRRTVPEDRRTEELEEIVAWLGDLVRRTDSSLLDEWERLSDPDAAVADVADAEEGDAPPPPVTADPRAFRALVRGAMFRRVELVARERWGALAALGDVDAEDEPWTADRWADAVEPYFDAHDEIGTGAAARGPALFQVTAGTAADAHGPAAGTWHVRQILDDPAGDHDWRIDALVDLAASDEAGEVRLRILAVGPL, via the coding sequence GTGCCCGACGCTGCGAACCTGACCGACCGCCTGCCTTCCGGGGACGCCGCGCACGACCCCGACGCGCTGTACGAGGTGTTCACGTCCTGGGCCGCGGACCAGGGCCTGACGCTCTACCCGCACCAGGAGGAAGCGCTCCTCGAGCTCCTCACCGGGGCGCACGTGATCCTGTCGACGCCGACCGGCTCCGGGAAGTCGCTCGCGGGCGTCGCCGCGCACGCGGTGGCGCTGGCGCAGGGCCGCCGCTCCTACTACACCGCACCGATCAAGGCGCTGGTCAGCGAGAAGTTCTTCGCCCTCGTCGACGTGTTCGGGTCGGCCAACGTCGGGATGGTGACGGGCGACTCCGCGATCAACTCCGATGCGCCCATCGTGTGCTGCACGGCCGAGATCCTCGCCAACCAGGCGCTGCGCGACGGCCCCGACACCGACGTCGGCCTGGTCGTCATGGACGAGTTCCACTACTACGCCGACCCGCAGCGTGGGTGGGCGTGGCAGGTCCCGCTGCTCGAGCTCACGCGCACGCAGTTCCTGCTCATGTCGGCCACCCTGGGTGACGTCTCGTTCTTCGTCGAGGACCTGGAACGCCGCACGGGCCGGGACGTGGCGGTGGTCGCCAACACGGAGCGACCCGTGCCGTTGACGTTCGCGTACTCGGTCGAGCCGCTGCACGAGCTGCTCGACGAGCTCGTGTCGACCCGCCGCGCACCCGTGTACGTCGTGCACTTCACGCAGAAGGAGGCCGTGGAGCGCGCGCAGTCGCTGCTCTCGACCCCCCTCGCGAGCCGCGCGCAGCGCGACGCGATCGCCGCCGAGCTCGGCGGCTTCCGGTTCGGTCCCGGGTTCGGCAAGACCCTGTCGCGGCTGCTTCGGCACGGCGTCGGCGTGCACCACGCGGGGATGCTGCCCAAGTACCGCCGCGTCGTCGAGCGACTGACGCAGCGCGGCCTGCTCCCGGTCGTCTGCGGGACGGACACCCTGGGCGTCGGCATCAACGTCCCCATCCGCACGGTCGTGCTCACCAGCCTCGTGAAGTACGACGGCGTGCGCATGCGGCACCTCAGTGCGCGGGAGTTCCACCAGATCGCGGGACGCGCGGGGCGTGCGGGCTACGACACGGTCGGGGAGGTCGTCGTGCAGGCGCCCGACCACGTGATCGAGAACCGCAAGGCACTGGCCAAGGCCGGCGACGACCCGCGCAAGCAGAAGAAGATCGTCCGCAAGCAGGCGCCGTCGGGCCACGTCAACTGGACCGACAAGACGTTCGAGCGCCTGCGGGATGCCCCTCCCGAGCCGCTCACGTCGAGCTTCCAGGTGTCGCACGCGATGGTCCTGCACGTGCTGCAGCGCGGCCGTGACGGGCGCGGCGACCCCGTGGCCGTCATGACGCGGCTGCTCACCGACAACCACGAGCCGGCCGGCGCCCGGGCGCGGCACGTCCGCCGGGCGGTCGACGTGTACCGCTCGTTGCGCGCGGGCGGCGTCGTCGAACGCCCGTGGGTCGACGACCCGGCGGCGCGAGGCGGCCGGCGCCGGACCGTGCAGCTCGTCGCGGACCTGCCGTTCAACTTCGCGCTCGACCAGGCGCTCTCGCCGTTCGCGTACGCGGCTCTGGACCTGCTCGACCCGCAGGACCCGGGGTACGCGCACGACGTGGTCTCCGTCATCGAGGCCACGCTGGACGACCCGCGCCAGGTCCTCGCCGCGCAGGAGAACAAGGCGCGTGGCGAGGCGGTCGCCGCGATGAAGGCCGAGGGCCTGGAGTACGACGAGCGCATGGCACTGCTCGAGGGCGTCACGTACCCGCGTCCGCTGAGCGAGCTGCTCGAGGCGACGTTCGCGACCTACCGGCGCACCAACCCGTGGGTCGCGGACCTCACGCTGTCGCCCAAGTCGGTCGTCCGCGAGATGCACGAGCGCGCCGCGACGTTCGCGGAGTACGTGCAGCTCTACTCGCTGGACCGCACCGAGGGCGTCCTGCTGCGCTATCTCGCCGACGCGTACCGCGCCCTGCGTCGGACCGTCCCGGAGGACCGCCGCACCGAGGAGCTCGAGGAGATCGTCGCCTGGCTCGGCGACCTCGTGCGACGCACGGACTCGAGCCTGCTCGACGAGTGGGAGCGGCTGTCCGACCCGGACGCCGCGGTCGCGGACGTCGCCGACGCCGAGGAGGGCGACGCTCCCCCGCCGCCCGTCACCGCCGACCCGCGCGCGTTCCGCGCGCTCGTGCGGGGAGCCATGTTCCGTCGCGTCGAGCTCGTCGCCCGCGAGCGCTGGGGCGCGCTCGCGGCGCTGGGCGACGTCGACGCCGAGGATGAGCCGTGGACCGCCGACCGCTGGGCCGACGCCGTCGAGCCGTACTTCGACGCGCACGACGAGATCGGCACGGGCGCGGCCGCACGGGGCCCCGCGCTGTTCCAGGTGACGGCGGGCACGGCGGCCGACGCGCACGGTCCCGCGGCCGGCACGTGGCACGTGCGGCAGATCCTCGACGACCCGGCGGGCGACCACGACTGGCGCATCGACGCTCTCGTCGACCTCGCGGCGTCCGACGAGGCCGGCGAGGTCCGCCTGCGCATCCTGGCCGTCGGCCCCCTCTGA
- a CDS encoding aminoglycoside 3'-phosphotransferase encodes MPDTATGPIVPPQIPSGLPGEDVPVPAAVERIAAGSPVEAVWVNGSGGVTFRVGRDRYVKWAPAEVTEIDLLAEAQRLTWAVRFTPVPHVLDLGADDDGTWLVTAALDARSAVVPPWSGRPAEAASAIGAGLRSLHDTLPAGECPFDWSVHARLTTALEHLDAGDTPADWSPEHRGLTVQEARARLVDVPPVDLLVVCQGDACAPNTLIGDDGRWAAHVDLGRLGVADRWADLAIAAWSTAWNYGPGYETTVYEAYGVEPDDERIAYYRLLWDAT; translated from the coding sequence GTGCCCGACACCGCCACCGGACCGATCGTCCCTCCCCAGATCCCCAGCGGACTGCCCGGTGAGGACGTACCCGTGCCTGCGGCAGTGGAGCGGATCGCCGCCGGCTCCCCCGTCGAGGCCGTGTGGGTCAACGGGAGCGGCGGCGTGACGTTCCGCGTCGGGCGCGACCGGTACGTCAAGTGGGCACCCGCCGAGGTCACCGAGATCGACCTGCTCGCCGAGGCGCAGCGCCTGACCTGGGCCGTCCGGTTCACGCCCGTGCCCCACGTCCTCGACCTCGGTGCCGACGACGACGGGACCTGGCTGGTCACCGCAGCCCTCGACGCTCGCAGTGCCGTCGTGCCGCCGTGGTCCGGGCGACCGGCGGAGGCGGCGTCCGCGATCGGCGCCGGGCTCCGGTCCCTGCACGACACCCTGCCCGCGGGTGAGTGCCCCTTCGACTGGTCCGTGCATGCCCGCCTCACGACCGCCCTGGAGCACCTCGACGCCGGCGACACCCCGGCCGACTGGTCGCCCGAGCACCGGGGTCTGACGGTGCAGGAGGCGCGTGCACGGCTGGTCGACGTCCCGCCGGTCGACCTGCTCGTCGTGTGCCAGGGCGACGCCTGCGCGCCCAACACGCTGATCGGCGACGACGGCCGCTGGGCCGCGCACGTCGACCTGGGGCGACTGGGCGTCGCCGACCGCTGGGCCGACCTGGCGATCGCCGCGTGGAGCACCGCGTGGAACTACGGCCCCGGGTACGAGACCACCGTGTACGAGGCCTACGGCGTCGAGCCCGACGACGAGCGCATCGCGTACTACCGCCTGCTGTGGGACGCGACCTGA